DNA sequence from the Runella rosea genome:
CTTTTACCTTTTTCATGGAATGAACTCAAAAACACCAAATATCAGTCTCAAAACTGGGAGCAATACCTGATAGACGGCTCCTATCCGCGCAAACGCGTCGATGATATTGAAGCAGATACATTTTATGAGAATTACCTGCGTACTTATATTGAAAGGGACGTTCGTCAGGTAAAAAACATTTTGGATTTGGGACTTTTCCAGCGCTTTATTCAGCTACTGGCGGGCCGAATCGGGCAGTTATTCAACCAAAATAGTTTGGGAATCGAACTAGGACTTGACAACAAAACCATGAATTCGTGGCTTTCCGTCTTGGAAACTTCTTTTATCGCTTTTCGTTTACAACCTTATTTTCAAAATTTTAATAAGCGAGTAGTGGGTACGCCTAAGGTGTATTTTTATGATACAGGATTAGCGGCGTATTTACTAGGAATAAAATCTACGGATGACCTAAACCTACATTTCGCCAAAGGAACACTGTTTGAAAACCTGATTATTAATGAATTACAAAAAGATGTGCTCAATGCAGGTGCTCGGCCAAGGTTTTATTTTTGGCGTGATTATAGTCAAAACGAAGTAGATTTACTGATACAAGAAGGGACGCAACTAAAAGCCGTGGAGATAAAATCGGGAAAAACCATCAACAATGATTTTTTAAAGGTCTCCATTATTTCAAAAAAATAGCCCCTGATGCCCAACTAAACTTGGTGTATGGTGGCGGCGATTTTCAAAAAAGAAGCGATACGACGGTGTTTGGCATTGAACAAATCAACAAAATTGTAAACTAAAAAATGGAAATTGGAATTGACAGTTTTGCCGCGGTAACCATCAACTCGACGGGTGCAGGAAGTACAAGTGCCGAGGCAATGGCCCGATTATTGGATCGTATCGAACAGGCAGATCAGGCAGGACTTGATGTGTTTGGTATTGGAGAACACCACCGCAAGGAGTTTCTTGACTCGGCCCCTGCACTAATTTTGGCGGCGGCAGCAGCCCGTACCAAACAAATCCGCCTAACGAGCGCGGTTACGGTGCTCAGCGCCGCTGACCCTGTGCGGGTTTTCCAAAACTTTGCAACCCTTGATTTGATTTCTCAAGGTCGGGCCGAAATGGTCGTAGGGCGGGGTTCATTTACCGAAGCCTTTCCTTTGTTTGGGCTTAACCTTCAGGATTACGATGCGCTTTTCTCAGAAAAGCTAGAATTGTTGCTTAACATCCGTGACAATGAGACGGTTACGTGGTCTGGAAAATTCCGACCTGCACTCAAAAACCAACCCATTTACCCAAGACCACAACAAGATCCGTTCCCTATCTGGTTGGGCGTAGGCGGAACGCCTCAGTCATTTGTACGAGCTGGGGTACTCGGTTTGCCGCTGATGGTGGCTGTGATTGGGGGTGAAACGCACCGTTTTCGACCGCTAATAGATTTGTACCGTGAAGCGGGAAGAAGGGCAGGCCACGCCCCAGAAAAATTAAAAGTAGGCTTACATTCTATTGGATACGTGGCAAATACAACCGAAGAAGCCATTGACGATTTTTATCCAGGTTACGCCGAAACTTTTACCCGAATCGGCAAAGAACGGGGGTGGCCACCCGTTAGAAGAGAACATTTTGACGCCCAAAGAGGCCCGCAGGGGGCGTTGCTCATTGGTAATCCTGAAGAAGTAGCCGAAAAAATTCTGCGCCACAGCGAAGCACTTGGTGGTATTTCTCGATTAACTTTCCAGATGGACAATGCCGGATTATCGCATTTAAAGCTGATGAAATCCATCGAATTGATTGGGACACGTGTTACGACAATGGTAAATCAGTAAAATTATAGGCCTGAAAACTGCCTGAGAACTGTCTAAATTAAGGCTAACTACTTTGACTCAGAAAATATTCAATTCTCAGGCGGCTTTAAAGACCTAATTTTGTGGCGGCATTGTGCTTTTTGATGTCCTCAATTCGGGTGTATCGCTGAATCATCAAACTTGTTTTATGCTTACTTTGGCGCATAATTTCAGAATCATTGGCACCGTTGATTTTTGCAATGGTGATAAAAGAAGCCCGCAAGGAGTGCGCCGAATATTTTTCTCCTAAGTATTTTTTGACCGTAGTGTAGACCGTCATATCGTTGAGTCGGTCGGTCGTAAGTCGGTCGCCCTTCCGTACTCTTACAAACAGTGGGCCAGTGGTGCGCTCTAGTCTCATTATCCAGTTTTTTAAATTCCTAATGGGACATAAACTTGCTTCTGGGCTGTAAAAAAAAGCTTTTTCCTCTGCTTCTCCGTATTGATTTGTCTTACTTTTGGTCAAGGTTATGATTGCTCCATCTTCGTTAAATTCAACATTTTCGATGTTTAAATCCACCAATTCTGAACGTCGGTAGGCTCCCGCAAAGCCCAAAAGAATCAGGCTTTTATCACGCATTCCAGCGTGGGTTTCGGTCTCCATTGTTCGTAAAACTTTCTTTAATTCATTCATTTGAAATGCGGGAGCCTGTTTTTGGCGAATGCCTTTGGTTCGTTTGATGCCCTCCATGACCGCCTTAAAACCCCGGTCATTGGTGGGTAGTTCTACATTATTCAATTCGTGCAACTTCCGTATGGCCGCTAATTTACGATTGATGCTCGCCCACTTGTGCGTATCGGCCAAGTGAGACACATACGCTGACAGAGTCGGGGTAGTTGCAGGGAATTCACTTTGTCCATTTTCACGACACCATTCTATAAAATAGTAAACATCCGATCTATAAGCCCGTTGGGTATTGTCTGACCCTTCCAAGCCTTTACGGACATAATCAGCTACTTTTCCAACGAGCACATGAGGAAGTTGGGTATTTGGCGAAGTTGCTTGAACATTTTGAGAAACAGTGTTTTCTTTCATTGCGTCAAAAAAGGGGTGAAAATCAAAAATAATCATTAGTTATGATAATTAAACCTTATCGTAAGTAATAATATTGAAAATAAATAAAGCTGTCATTCAACAACAGTCGAATATTGAGTCTAGAAAGGGAAACGAAAATGAACTAGC
Encoded proteins:
- a CDS encoding ATP-binding protein, producing MIQRHLASKINTLLEKYPIVSITGPRQSGKTTLAKMVRPDYQYVSLENLSIRQFAQSDPQGFLTQYQDGVILDEVQYVPELFSYLQVYTDERNRKGEYILTGSQNFLLMEKITQSLAGRVAVFHLLPFSWNELKNTKYQSQNWEQYLIDGSYPRKRVDDIEADTFYENYLRTYIERDVRQVKNILDLGLFQRFIQLLAGRIGQLFNQNSLGIELGLDNKTMNSWLSVLETSFIAFRLQPYFQNFNKRVVGTPKVYFYDTGLAAYLLGIKSTDDLNLHFAKGTLFENLIINELQKDVLNAGARPRFYFWRDYSQNEVDLLIQEGTQLKAVEIKSGKTINNDFLKVSIISKK
- a CDS encoding LLM class flavin-dependent oxidoreductase; amino-acid sequence: MEIGIDSFAAVTINSTGAGSTSAEAMARLLDRIEQADQAGLDVFGIGEHHRKEFLDSAPALILAAAAARTKQIRLTSAVTVLSAADPVRVFQNFATLDLISQGRAEMVVGRGSFTEAFPLFGLNLQDYDALFSEKLELLLNIRDNETVTWSGKFRPALKNQPIYPRPQQDPFPIWLGVGGTPQSFVRAGVLGLPLMVAVIGGETHRFRPLIDLYREAGRRAGHAPEKLKVGLHSIGYVANTTEEAIDDFYPGYAETFTRIGKERGWPPVRREHFDAQRGPQGALLIGNPEEVAEKILRHSEALGGISRLTFQMDNAGLSHLKLMKSIELIGTRVTTMVNQ
- a CDS encoding tyrosine-type recombinase/integrase, with protein sequence MKENTVSQNVQATSPNTQLPHVLVGKVADYVRKGLEGSDNTQRAYRSDVYYFIEWCRENGQSEFPATTPTLSAYVSHLADTHKWASINRKLAAIRKLHELNNVELPTNDRGFKAVMEGIKRTKGIRQKQAPAFQMNELKKVLRTMETETHAGMRDKSLILLGFAGAYRRSELVDLNIENVEFNEDGAIITLTKSKTNQYGEAEEKAFFYSPEASLCPIRNLKNWIMRLERTTGPLFVRVRKGDRLTTDRLNDMTVYTTVKKYLGEKYSAHSLRASFITIAKINGANDSEIMRQSKHKTSLMIQRYTRIEDIKKHNAATKLGL